CTCGACGAGTTCCGCGACGGACGCGTCGAGCCGGGCGCGCGAGTCGGCGTCGAGCTCGAGGTCGGGCACGATCGACCAGGACGAGCCGTCGGACGTCACCGGGAACGACGAGATGAGCCCCTCGGGCACGCCGTAGGACCCGTCGGACACGACGCCCGCGGACGTCCAGTCGTCGGCGGGCGTGCCGTCGACCCACGTGCGCACGTGGTCGATCGCGGCGTTCGCCGCCGACGCGGCCGACGACGCACCGCGCGCCTCGATGATCGCCGCGCCGCGCTTGGCGACGGTCGGGATGAACGTGTCGGACACCCAGGCGGCGTCGACGAGGTCCGTCGCGGGCGTGCCGGCGACGGTCGCGCGCGTGAGGTCGGGGAACTGCGTCGCGGAGTGGTTGCCCCAGATCGTGAGGTGGCGGATCTCGTCGACGTGGCGACCGGTCTTCGCGGCGAGCTGCGCGAGCGCGCGGTTGTGGTCGAGCCGCGTCATCGCGGTGAACCGCTCGGCGGGCACGTCGGGCGCGTGCGACGCGGCGATGAACGCGTTGGTGTTGGCGGGGTTGCCGACGACGAGCACCTTGACGTCGTCCGCGGCGCCCGCGTTGATCGCGGCGCCCTGCGGCGCGAAGATCCCGCCGTTCGCGGACAGCAGGTCGCCGCGCTCCATGCCCTTGGTCCGGGGGCGGGCGCCGACGAGCAGCGCGACGTTCGTGCCGTCGAACGCCGCGTTCACGTCGTCGGTGATGTCGATGCCCGCGAGCAGCGGGAACGCGCAGTCGTCGAGCTCCATCGCCGTGCCCTCCGCGGCGCGCACGGCCTGCGGGATCTCGAGCAGGCGCAGCCGCACGGGCGTGTCCGGTCCGAGGAGCTGCCCCGACGCGATGCGGAACAGCAGGGCGTACCCGATCTGCCCGGCGGCACCGGTGACGGTGACGACGGCAGGGGTCTTCTCGGCGTGGGGTGCGGACACGGGCGGGCTCCTTCGGTCGACCGGGCGTGCGGCTCGCCGGAGCCTCGTGGGCGGTCCGACGGCCTGCGCCGAACCTATCGCGCGCAGTCGTCGCCGGGGCAGGTACGCCGCGCGCGACGCGCGGCGGATCGACCGCGGCGCTGTGCATCGCTAGCCGGGCGGGGCGGACCTCACCGCAGGTGGCGGTCGAGGAACCGGCCGGAGTCCTCGAGCTCGAACACCGGCGTGCCCAGGTGCCCGCCCGCGTTGGCGTGCAGCGTCTTCTCCGCTCCGCCCCAGGCGTCGAACAGGTCGAGGGCGTCCGCGCGGGGGTTGCCCTCGTCGTCCCACTGCAGCAGCAGGAGCAGCGGCACGGTGAGGTCCCGCACCTGCTCGCGCTGCGGCCGGGGCACGTGTCCGCCGGCGAACAGGGCGACGGCCTCGATGCGCGGCTCGGCCGCGGCCAGCGCGATCCCCAGCGCGGCCCAGCCGGAGTAGCCGACCGGCCCGGTGACCTCGGGCAGCTCGACCAGCACGGCGAGCGCGGTGCGCCAGTCCGGGACGGCGCCTGCGACGAGCGCGGTGACCATGGGTTCGAGGACCGGGCCGAGCGGTTCCCCGGCCTGCGCGGCGCGGCGCAGGTCGGCGCGGGCGCGGTCGACCGCGGGCGGGCGCGGGCGGTCCCCGCAGCCCGTCGCGTCGACCGTCGCCACGACGTAGCCGTGCGTGGTCGCGGTCCAGCGGGCGCGGGCGACGAGCCGCGCGTCGGTCCGGGGCAGCCCGTTGTTGTGGGCCATGAGGACCAGCGGCGCGGGCGTCGACGGGGGCACCCAGAGGGCGCCGGGGACGTCGCCGATCATGACGTCGCGCTCGACGACGCCGCCGTCGAGGCCCTGCTCGTCGACGACGGTCAGTGCGGGGGTGGCGGGCATGGTCCCGGCACCGTACGAGTCCCCACGCCGGGCCACAAGGCGAATACCCGGGCGGCACGCCGCCCCCTCGGACGGCAGGCGAATCGGTTCATCGCCCGCGGCCGAGTTGTCGCTGGTCACGCGGCGGGACGACGCTTCCCGAGCGGGCGTGCGCACGCGGGCCCGCCCGACGGAAGGGTCATCGATGACGACGTCCTCGTCCCGGCGCCTGCGCGCCCTGGCCGGCACCGCGCTGGCCGCCCTCAGCCTCGCGACGGTGGGTGCCCTGGTCACCACGACCACCACCGCACCACCCGCGCAGGCCGCGTCCCTCACCCGGGTGTCAGGTTTCGGCGAGAACCCCGGCGGGCTCGGCATGTACCTGTACGTCCCGGACTCGGTGAAGCCGAACGCGCCCGTGCTGGTCGTCGTGCACTACTGCACCGGCACCGCGCAGGCGATGTTCTCCGGCGCGCAGTTCGACGAGCTCGCCGACCGGTACGGCTACATCGCGGTCTACCCGCAGGCCGACCGGCCCGGCGCGTGCTTCGACGTGTCGTCCGCGGCGGCGCTGCGGCACGACGGCGGCAGCGACCCGACGAGCATCGCGAACATGGTCCGGTACGTGCAGCGCACCTACTCGACGGACACGTCGCGCGTGTTCGTCACGGGCACCTCGTCGGGCGCGATGACGACGCAGGTGATGCTCGCGACGTACCCCGACCTGTTCGCGGCGGGCGCGGCGTTCGCGGGCGTCCCCGCGACGTGCTTCTCGACGTCGCAGCCGGCGCCCGGCTCGTCGAACCAGGCGCCCTGGAACAGCGACTGCGCGCAGGGGCGGATCGACCGCACCGCGGCGCAGTGGGGCGACCTGGCACGCGCGGCGTACCCCGGGTACAGCGGCCCGCGCCCACGCGTGCAGCTCTGGCACGGGACGCAGGACACGACGCTCGCGTACGCGAACCACCGCGAGGCGATCGAGCAGTGGACGAACGTGCTCGGCGTGTCCGCGACGCCCGCCGCGACGTCCGTGAGCGGCAACGACACCCGCACGCGGTACGGCGCGACGGGCGACCAGGCACCGGTCGAGGCGCACAGCCTCGGGAACACCGGGCACAACCTGCCCGTGGACGCGGCGGCCGCGATCCACTTCTTCGGCCTCGACGGCCCCGCGCCCACCCAGTCGCCGACGAGCAGCCCGCACCCGACGGACAGCGCGTCGCCGACCCCGACGCCCACCCCGACGCCGACACCCACGTCGACGCCCACCGCGACCCCGACGACGACCGTGCCGTCCGGCTGCCGGGTCGAGTTCAAGGTCAACGCGTGGAACACCGGCTACACCGCGAACGTGACCGTCACGAACGCGGGCGCCAACCCCGTGAACGGCTGGACGCTGCGGTTCACGCTGCCCGCCGGCCAGCGCGTCGAGCAGGCGTGGAGCTCGCAGCTCAGCCAGTCCGGCCAGTCCGTGACGCTCACCAACGCGCCGTGGAACGGCACCATCCCGATCGGCGGCAACGTGCAGATCGGCTTCAACGCGAGCCACTCCGGCTCGGCGACGCCGCCGTCGTCATTCACGCTGAACGGCACGCTCTGCGGCTGAGCACGGCTGAGCACGGCCGAGCACGGCTGAGCACGGCTGAGCACGGCCGACGCAGGAGGGGCCCGGTCGTCGGACCGGGCCCCTCCTGCGTGCTCGGGGCGGGCTCACCCGCCCGCTCGGGTCACCCCTCGCGTCGCCGTCGCACGACGAGCACGAGCACGACACCGGCGACGAGCGCAGCGGCCGCGAGCGCGGCCAGCCCCGCGTCGAAGCCCGTGACCCCGAGCTCCGCGTCGGCCGCCACGACCTGGACGGCGGCGGACCCGCTGAGCCCGGAGGTCAGCCCGCGCACCTCGAGCGTGTGCTCACCGAGCGCCGCGTCCACGGGGATGGTCACGGTCAGGTCGACCGCACCCGTCGCCGAGGCCGTGCCGCCGAGCAGCAGGACCGGCGTGGAGTGCAGCCACACCTGGACCTTCTCGCCCGCCGTGAAGCCCGACGCGCGCACCTGGACCGTGCTCCCCCGCCGGACCTCGCCCGCGGACAGCTGCACCCGCGGCTTCGGGCCGGGCTTGGCCGTCGGCTCCGGGCGCGGCTTCGCCGTGCGCGTGGGGTGCGGCTTCGGCGTGGGCTGCGGCTTCGCCGTGCGCGTGGGGTGCGGCTTCGGCGTCGGGTGCGGCTTGGGCGTCGTCGTCGGCGCGGGCGTCGGGGTGGCCGTGCCCGTCGGGCCGGGCGTCGGGGTCGCCGTGCCGGTCGGCGTGGGCGTGGGCGTCGGCGTGGGTCCGCCGTCCTCCTGCACCTCGACGAGCACCGCGACCGTGCGTGCCGGGACGCTCACCGTGCCGGTCGCCGTGTCCCACGTGGTCGCCTTGACGACCTCGTCGGACCCCGCGGCCTGCACCGGGGACAGCGCGTACTCGCGCCCCGCGAGCTCGGTGACGACCTGCGTGGTCGCCTCCGTCCCGGCGTTGAGCACGACGAGCACGCCGTCGAGCGCGGGGTCCGCGTCCTCGCCGAGCGTGTCGTCGATGCTCATGACGATCACGCCGGGCGTCGCGTCGGGGCCGCTGTTCGGGAACGTCAGCTTGGTCTCGATCGCGTCCGCGGAGCCGAGGCGCAGCAGGCGGGTCGAGGAGCGCAGGCGCAGCAGGTCGAGCGCGGCGTCGGACGCCGTGGCGACGTCGTCGGCCGACGGCTTGAGCGCCGGGTCCGCGAGCAGCGGGGCCATGTACGGCCACTTGGCCTCGTTGTCGGGCCGCGGCGGCAGGCCCTTGCCGAACCCGTTCTCCTGGCCGGTCCAGTCGATCGCGTTGAACCAGTCGCCCGAGTTGTAGCTGTTGCGGTCGAGCGACTTGCTGCGCAGCCGGTCCGCGCCCGCGTGCCAGAACGACGGCGTCTGGGCGAGCGCGGTCGTCGCGAGCGACAGCGTGTTCATGCGGATGCGGTCGTCCATCGAGGTCGCCTGCGGGAGCTTCATGGTGAGCGAGTCCCACAGCGTCTCGTTGTCGTGCGCGTCGACGTACGTGACGACCTCGTCGGGCTCGGTCGCGTACCCGGCCGGCTGGCCGTTGTAGTCGAGCTGCGCGCCCGTGCGCACGGTCCCGTCGGCCGCGAGGAGCTTGAAGTCCGCGAGGTTGCCCGCCATGCCGAGCCGCACGAGGTCCGCCTGGTGCGCCAGGGACGCCTCCTGCGCCGCGGCGTCGCCGTTGACCGCGGCGCCGTTCGGGTCGGTGAACTGACCCGAGCCGAAGCCCTGGACGCGGGGGTCCTCGTCGAACGGGCCGCCGCCGCGCACCGCGTCGCGCAGCCGGTCGGAGAACGTCCCGATGCCGGTGCCGCCGAGGTTGCCCTGGCGGGCCTGCTCGAACAGCGCGTCGTCGGCGACCTCGCCGAAGTTCCAGCCCTCGCCGTACAGGTAGATGCGCGAGCCGTCGACGCCGTCCTCGGCGAGCGTCAGCTCGTCGAGCGCCGCCCGCACGGCCTGCATGTTGGCGACCGAGTGGTGCCCCATGAGGTCGAACCGGAAGCCGTCGACCTTGTAGTCGCGCGCCCACAGGACGACGGAGTCCACCATGAGCTTGCCCGCGAGCGCGTGCTCCGTCGCGATGTTCGAGCAGCACGTGCTCGTCTGGACCGCGCCCGCCGCGTCGAGGCGGTGGTAGTAGCCCGGCACGACCTTGTCGAGCACCGAGGTGTCGGCCTGGCCGGCCGCCGAGGTGTGGTTGTAGACCTCGTCGAGCACGACCTCGAGACCCGTCGCGTGCAGCGCCCCGACCATCGTGCGGAACTCGCTGACCCGCGCGTCGGGGTCGACCGCGTACGAGCCCTCGGGCACCTGGTAGTGGAACGGGTCGTAGCCCCAGTTGAAGCCGTCGGCGTCGGCCACCGCGGTGACGCACGCCTGCTGCTGCTCGGAGTCCGGCGCGTACGACGCGAGGTCGCACGCCGGGCTCTCCTGCTGCGTGCGGTCCTCCTCGATGGTCGCGATGTCGAACGTCGGCAGCAGGTGGACCGTCGTCAGGCCCGCGCCCGCGAGCGCGGCGAGGTGCCGCGTGCCGTCGCTGTCCCGCGCGAACGCGAGGTACGTCCCGCGCTCGGCCTCGGGCACCGTCTCGTCGGCGATCGAGAAGTCGCGCACGTGCAGCTCGTAGATCGCCCGGTCGACGGCCTGCTCCACCGTCGGGGACGGCGTGTCGGCCCAGATCGCCGGCCGCGTGGCCGGTTCGGCCAGGTCGACGACGACCGAGTGGGTCGAGTTCGTCGTGAGCGCGACCGAGTACGGGTCGGTCACGTCGTTCACGACGACGCGCCGCAGGCTCGGGGCGTACACCGTGACCGCGTACCGGTAGGCGGCACCCGTCCAGTCGGCGTCGCCCTCGACGTGCCACACGCCGTCGTCGCCGCGCTCGGCGGCGACCCGCGTGGGCTCGGCCGAGGTGTCGCCGGTCCAGACCAGCAGGTCGACGTCCTGCGCGGTCGGCGCCCACAGCGCGAACGACGGCGTGCCGTCGTCCCACGTCAGGCCCAGGTCCGCGTCGGCCGCCGCGTCGGCGTACAGGTCGTCGAGCACGCCCGGGACCTGCACCCCCGTGAACGCCGCCGGGGCGTCGTCGCCCGCGGCGAGCACACGGAGCTCACCCTCGAGCAGCTCGGCGGCGCGTGCCGCGTCGGGAGCGGACAGGTGCAGCGCCGCGTAGCCCGCGAGCGCCGGGAACGTCGTCGTGACGTCCGCGGGCAGCCCCGCCGGGTCGTACGTCAGGGCGAGCGACTCGCCGCCCTCGACCGCGCCGTCGGCGAGCTCGAGGCCGCCCGTGGGCGACGCGTGCAGCGACCACGTCAGGTCGGCGGCGTCGAGGTCACCGAGCAGGTCACGCGGGAACGCGAGCGTGTCGGCCGTGACCCAGTGGGCACGGGCCTGCCCGGTGCCGGGCAGCGGCGGGTCCTGGACGGTCACGGTGAGCACCTTCGTCTCGGAGTCGAACGTGAAGAGCACCTGCTTGCCCTGGCTGGCGGAGAAGGTGATGTTCGCACCTCCCGGGATACCGCCCTCGCCCCAGTTGAGGTCCCAGGACCGGTCCTGCGTGACCTTCACCTGGTACGAGCCTGTCGGCAGCGCCGTCGTCGAGAACGTGAACGTCCCGTCGCCGTCGCCGTCCTGCAGGAGCGCGGCGAGGCAGTCGGGCTGCCAGTCGCCCGGGCAGCCGAGCTCGGACTGGAAGTCGCCCGCGAGCGTGAACAGCGGGCCCTGCGCGGTCGACGTGAACAGGTGCGAGACGGGGTCGTAGACGAACGTCACGTCGGACTGCTCGGCGAGCGTGTAGGCGACGTTCGCGCCGTCCCGCACGCCGCCGGCGCCGTAGTTCTCGCTCCACGAGCCGCCGATCGCGACCTTGTACTCGTACGCGCCCGCGGGGATCGTGAACGTCCCGGCGTAGACGCCGCCGGGCTGCAGCTCGAGGCGCGCGTCGGCGCAGTCGGGCGCCCAGTCACCCGGGCAGCCCATCTCGCTGTTGTGGCTGCCGGGCACGCTCACGACGAGGTCGCCCGGGCCGGGCTCGGTCGGCGTTCCCGCGTCGATCGTCAGCACGCCCGCCGCGGTGTCGAGGTGGAACGTCACCGTCGGGGTCTCCGCGGTCACGGCGAACGCGACGTTGCCGCCGCCGGCCGTGCCGTAGCTCGTCGCCCAGTCGAAACCGCGCACGGCCTTGGCCTCGTACGTCCCCGCGGGGATCGCGGACGTCGTGTAGGTCCACTCGCCGTCCCGGTCGGGGTCGGCCAGCACGCCCGTCAGGCACGTGGCACTCCAGTCGCCCGAGCAGCCGAGCTCGGACTGGAAGTCGCCCGCGACCGTGTAGACGGCGCCCGCGGCGTCGTTGACCACGCGGTGCGTCGACGGGTCGTACCAGAACGTCACGGGACGGTCCGGATCCGTCACGGTGTACGTGATGTTGCCGGACGGCGAGTTCTTCACGCCGTCCTCGCCGTAGTTCTCGTGCCAGCCGCCGTTCTCGGCGCCCTGCGCCTCGTGGTACGCGGCGCCGACGGCGACCTTGTACTGGTACGTGCCCGCGGGCAGCGTGAACGTGCCGGACCAGCGGCCGTCCGGCTGCTGCGTGAGCTCGGCGGCCGCGCAGGTCGGCTGCCAGTCGGCGGCGCAGCCCATCTCGGAGTTGTGCTCGCCCGGGATCGTCACGACGCTCTCGGCGTCCGCGACCACCGGCGTGCCCGGACCGTATCCCTCGCCGACCGTCGCGAACGTCGTCGTGACCGACGTGTTGCCGCTCGCGTCCCGCACCACCGCGCGGTACTCGACGAGCGCACCGGGGGCCAGGCCTGCGGTCGTGTGGAACACGCGCGGCCGGCCCGTGTCGCTCGTGCCGAGCGTCGTCCAGTCGTCGTCGCCCGCGACGCGCCACGAGAACGTCGTCTCGGCGTACGCCTCCTCGCCGAGCGTCACCGCGAGCTCCTCGAGCGCCGTGACCGGCAGGCCCGGCGTGCCGGCGAACTGCGCGTCGACCGCCTCGGCGCGCGCGGGCAGCGGGCTCGTCGCGCGGTACACCACCGCGGACAGCGCCGGGACCTCGAGCGTGACCTCGTCGTCCGCGGTCACCGAGCCCGTCGCGCCGTACAGCGCCTCGAACGTCGCGTCCGGGGACAGCGGCGTGAACGTCGCCGAGCGCGTCGCCGTCGCGTTGTTGACCGCGACGAGGTACTCGACCTTCTCGTCGCGGTCGACGCGGCTGAACGCGTACACGCCCGTGCCGTCGGCGACGAGCTGCTCGACCTGCGCGCCCTGGGACAGCGCGTCGTGCCCGCCGCGCAGCGCACCGAGCTCGGCGATCGCCTCGTACAGCGCCGAACCGGTGTCGAAGTGGTCGTCGGTGCCCATCGTCGTGCCGTCGACGAGCGGCTGGTCCGCGTACGAGTCGACCTGCGTGCCGAACATCGACTGGCGCGCGTCCTTGTCGCCGCCCGTGCCCGCGAAGCCCTGCTCGTCGCCGTAGTAGACGACCGGCTGACCGCGCGTGAGGAACATGAGCTGGTGCGCGAGCACGTCCCGCTGCTGCGCGGAGTCCTTGCCGGCCAGGAAGTAGCCGATGCGCCCCATGTCGTGGTTGCCGAGGAACGTGGGCAGCGCGTACGCGCTCGAGTCCGGCATCGTGTACAGGTCGTCGGACGCGAACAGGCCCGCGAGGCTCCGCGCCGAGCCGCCGCCGGCGTACCCCGACGCGGCGGACTGGAACGCGAAGTCCAGCACCGCGCTCATGTCGGTCTGCCGCACGTACGGGCTGGTCTTCGCCGCGTCGGCGTCGTACACCTCGCCGAACATGAAGAAGTCGTCCTTGCCCGTCGCACGCGCGTGGTCCATGACCTGCGTCGTCCACGACTCCCAGAACTCCATGTTCACGTGCTTGACCGTGTCGATCCGGAAGCCGTCGACGCCCCGGTCGACCCAGTCCGAGAAGATCTGCGCCATGCCGTCGACGACCACCGGGTTCTCGGTCATGAGGTCGTCGAGCGCGCCGAAGTCACCGAGCGTCGAGGACTCCCCCGCATAGGTCGAGCTGCCGCGGTTGTGGTACAGCGTCGGGTCGTTGAGCCACGCGGGCACCTTGACGTCCGCCTCGTCGTCCGGGACGACGGGCGTGTACGGGAACGACGTCTCCGGGTCGAGCTCGGGGAACGTGCCCCCGACGACGTCGGCGAGCTGGAACGCGTCGCCGTCCGCGTCGGTGTACGGCCGGTCCGCCTGCGAGACGTACGGGTACGGGGTGTCGCCGGACGCCGGCGCCTCCTCGTACTGGATCACGTCGGCCGTGTGGTTGGCGATGATGTCGAAGTAGACCTTCATGCCGCGGTCGTGCGCGGCGTCCACCAGCGCGTCGAGCTCGGCCATCGTGCCGTAGTGCGGGTCGAGCGTCGTGAAGTCCGTGACCCAGTACCCGTGGTAGCCGGCCGAGACGTCGTCGGTGCCGGCGCCCTGCACGTACTTGTTGGTGAACGACGGCGTCAGCCAGATCGCGGTGGTGCCCAGACCCTGCACGTAGTCGAGGTTGTCGACCAGGCCGGCGAGGTCGCCGCCCTGGTAGAACCCCTTGTCCGTCGGGTCGAAGCCGGTGACCAGGCGGTCGCCCGTGACGCCGCCACGGTCGTTCGACGCGTCGCCGTTGGCGAACCGGTCGGTCATGACGAAGTAGTACTGCTGGCCCGAGCCCGGCTGGCGGACGGGCGCGAGCGCGACCGCGTCCTGCTCGGCCTCGTCCTGCAGGTCGACCGGCGTCAGGGACGTGCGCCCCGTCGCGACGTCGAAGTCGACGAGCAGGCGCGTGGTGCCCGCGAGCACGAGCGGCACGTCCGGCGCACCCGCGTCGCTCGACCCGCCGAACCCGTACGCCGTGTCCCACGCGTGGTCGGCGACGACCTTGAAGCCGTAGCTGCCCGCGGGCAGCGTCACGGTCGTCGCGTAGTGGCCGTCGCGGCCGTCGACCGGAGCGAGGTCACCGTCGGTGCAGGGGGGTTCCCAGTCGTCGGCGCACCCGATCTCGGTCTGCAGCGACCCGACGAGCGTGTACGTCGGGTCGGCGGCGGTGGCCGTCCCCTGCGTCACGACGGCGCCGCCGACCAGCGCGAGCGCGGCGGCGGTCAGGAGCGACAGGGGACGGCGGGCTCGCGCGAGGGCGCTGGACATGCGGCGACTCCTTCGTCTCCGCGCCGGGGCGACGCGGGCATGCGGGCTTGCGCGCCCCGCGGCGGTGTCGGCAGGCGGCCGCTCGGCCGTGCTGCGGACGAGCCGCGGGGCGTCCGACGACGACGGCGTCGACGGCTGGCGGCAACGTACCGGCTTGCCGCAACTTGCAGCAAGAGTTTGCGGAGGCCGTTGCCGACCCGTGACCAAGCGCCACGAACCACCCCACTCCACCACCTGCGACGACACGGCGCGCGCCCACACCGACCGTCCTCGGAGCGCGGGACGGTCACCCGGGACGACGAACGGCGCCCACCCCGCAGGGTGGACGCCGTTCGAGGGA
The sequence above is a segment of the Cellulomonas palmilytica genome. Coding sequences within it:
- the pulA gene encoding pullulanase-type alpha-1,6-glucosidase encodes the protein MSSALARARRPLSLLTAAALALVGGAVVTQGTATAADPTYTLVGSLQTEIGCADDWEPPCTDGDLAPVDGRDGHYATTVTLPAGSYGFKVVADHAWDTAYGFGGSSDAGAPDVPLVLAGTTRLLVDFDVATGRTSLTPVDLQDEAEQDAVALAPVRQPGSGQQYYFVMTDRFANGDASNDRGGVTGDRLVTGFDPTDKGFYQGGDLAGLVDNLDYVQGLGTTAIWLTPSFTNKYVQGAGTDDVSAGYHGYWVTDFTTLDPHYGTMAELDALVDAAHDRGMKVYFDIIANHTADVIQYEEAPASGDTPYPYVSQADRPYTDADGDAFQLADVVGGTFPELDPETSFPYTPVVPDDEADVKVPAWLNDPTLYHNRGSSTYAGESSTLGDFGALDDLMTENPVVVDGMAQIFSDWVDRGVDGFRIDTVKHVNMEFWESWTTQVMDHARATGKDDFFMFGEVYDADAAKTSPYVRQTDMSAVLDFAFQSAASGYAGGGSARSLAGLFASDDLYTMPDSSAYALPTFLGNHDMGRIGYFLAGKDSAQQRDVLAHQLMFLTRGQPVVYYGDEQGFAGTGGDKDARQSMFGTQVDSYADQPLVDGTTMGTDDHFDTGSALYEAIAELGALRGGHDALSQGAQVEQLVADGTGVYAFSRVDRDEKVEYLVAVNNATATRSATFTPLSPDATFEALYGATGSVTADDEVTLEVPALSAVVYRATSPLPARAEAVDAQFAGTPGLPVTALEELAVTLGEEAYAETTFSWRVAGDDDWTTLGTSDTGRPRVFHTTAGLAPGALVEYRAVVRDASGNTSVTTTFATVGEGYGPGTPVVADAESVVTIPGEHNSEMGCAADWQPTCAAAELTQQPDGRWSGTFTLPAGTYQYKVAVGAAYHEAQGAENGGWHENYGEDGVKNSPSGNITYTVTDPDRPVTFWYDPSTHRVVNDAAGAVYTVAGDFQSELGCSGDWSATCLTGVLADPDRDGEWTYTTSAIPAGTYEAKAVRGFDWATSYGTAGGGNVAFAVTAETPTVTFHLDTAAGVLTIDAGTPTEPGPGDLVVSVPGSHNSEMGCPGDWAPDCADARLELQPGGVYAGTFTIPAGAYEYKVAIGGSWSENYGAGGVRDGANVAYTLAEQSDVTFVYDPVSHLFTSTAQGPLFTLAGDFQSELGCPGDWQPDCLAALLQDGDGDGTFTFSTTALPTGSYQVKVTQDRSWDLNWGEGGIPGGANITFSASQGKQVLFTFDSETKVLTVTVQDPPLPGTGQARAHWVTADTLAFPRDLLGDLDAADLTWSLHASPTGGLELADGAVEGGESLALTYDPAGLPADVTTTFPALAGYAALHLSAPDAARAAELLEGELRVLAAGDDAPAAFTGVQVPGVLDDLYADAAADADLGLTWDDGTPSFALWAPTAQDVDLLVWTGDTSAEPTRVAAERGDDGVWHVEGDADWTGAAYRYAVTVYAPSLRRVVVNDVTDPYSVALTTNSTHSVVVDLAEPATRPAIWADTPSPTVEQAVDRAIYELHVRDFSIADETVPEAERGTYLAFARDSDGTRHLAALAGAGLTTVHLLPTFDIATIEEDRTQQESPACDLASYAPDSEQQQACVTAVADADGFNWGYDPFHYQVPEGSYAVDPDARVSEFRTMVGALHATGLEVVLDEVYNHTSAAGQADTSVLDKVVPGYYHRLDAAGAVQTSTCCSNIATEHALAGKLMVDSVVLWARDYKVDGFRFDLMGHHSVANMQAVRAALDELTLAEDGVDGSRIYLYGEGWNFGEVADDALFEQARQGNLGGTGIGTFSDRLRDAVRGGGPFDEDPRVQGFGSGQFTDPNGAAVNGDAAAQEASLAHQADLVRLGMAGNLADFKLLAADGTVRTGAQLDYNGQPAGYATEPDEVVTYVDAHDNETLWDSLTMKLPQATSMDDRIRMNTLSLATTALAQTPSFWHAGADRLRSKSLDRNSYNSGDWFNAIDWTGQENGFGKGLPPRPDNEAKWPYMAPLLADPALKPSADDVATASDAALDLLRLRSSTRLLRLGSADAIETKLTFPNSGPDATPGVIVMSIDDTLGEDADPALDGVLVVLNAGTEATTQVVTELAGREYALSPVQAAGSDEVVKATTWDTATGTVSVPARTVAVLVEVQEDGGPTPTPTPTPTGTATPTPGPTGTATPTPAPTTTPKPHPTPKPHPTRTAKPQPTPKPHPTRTAKPRPEPTAKPGPKPRVQLSAGEVRRGSTVQVRASGFTAGEKVQVWLHSTPVLLLGGTASATGAVDLTVTIPVDAALGEHTLEVRGLTSGLSGSAAVQVVAADAELGVTGFDAGLAALAAAALVAGVVLVLVVRRRREG
- a CDS encoding extracellular catalytic domain type 1 short-chain-length polyhydroxyalkanoate depolymerase — its product is MTTSSSRRLRALAGTALAALSLATVGALVTTTTTAPPAQAASLTRVSGFGENPGGLGMYLYVPDSVKPNAPVLVVVHYCTGTAQAMFSGAQFDELADRYGYIAVYPQADRPGACFDVSSAAALRHDGGSDPTSIANMVRYVQRTYSTDTSRVFVTGTSSGAMTTQVMLATYPDLFAAGAAFAGVPATCFSTSQPAPGSSNQAPWNSDCAQGRIDRTAAQWGDLARAAYPGYSGPRPRVQLWHGTQDTTLAYANHREAIEQWTNVLGVSATPAATSVSGNDTRTRYGATGDQAPVEAHSLGNTGHNLPVDAAAAIHFFGLDGPAPTQSPTSSPHPTDSASPTPTPTPTPTPTSTPTATPTTTVPSGCRVEFKVNAWNTGYTANVTVTNAGANPVNGWTLRFTLPAGQRVEQAWSSQLSQSGQSVTLTNAPWNGTIPIGGNVQIGFNASHSGSATPPSSFTLNGTLCG
- a CDS encoding dienelactone hydrolase family protein; translation: MPATPALTVVDEQGLDGGVVERDVMIGDVPGALWVPPSTPAPLVLMAHNNGLPRTDARLVARARWTATTHGYVVATVDATGCGDRPRPPAVDRARADLRRAAQAGEPLGPVLEPMVTALVAGAVPDWRTALAVLVELPEVTGPVGYSGWAALGIALAAAEPRIEAVALFAGGHVPRPQREQVRDLTVPLLLLLQWDDEGNPRADALDLFDAWGGAEKTLHANAGGHLGTPVFELEDSGRFLDRHLR
- a CDS encoding malate dehydrogenase, which gives rise to MSAPHAEKTPAVVTVTGAAGQIGYALLFRIASGQLLGPDTPVRLRLLEIPQAVRAAEGTAMELDDCAFPLLAGIDITDDVNAAFDGTNVALLVGARPRTKGMERGDLLSANGGIFAPQGAAINAGAADDVKVLVVGNPANTNAFIAASHAPDVPAERFTAMTRLDHNRALAQLAAKTGRHVDEIRHLTIWGNHSATQFPDLTRATVAGTPATDLVDAAWVSDTFIPTVAKRGAAIIEARGASSAASAANAAIDHVRTWVDGTPADDWTSAGVVSDGSYGVPEGLISSFPVTSDGSSWSIVPDLELDADSRARLDASVAELVEEREAVRALGLV